A region of the Clostridia bacterium genome:
GGACCGCGCTTCGCATGTAGGGGAGGTCATCTTCGAAGACGTGCGGGTGCCCAAGGACAACCTGCTTGGAAAAGAGGGTGACGGGTTTAAGATCGCCATGGCCACCCTCGACCGCACCCGGCCCGGAGTTGGCGCGGCTGCTTTAGGCGTGGCGCGGCGGGCGATGGAGGAAGCAATCAAGTACTCCAAGGAACGGATACAGTTCGGCGCAGCCATCGCCGCCAACCAGGCCATCCAGTTCATGCTTGCCGATATGGCAATGAAAATCGAGGCGGCGCGCCGGCTGATCTGGTACGCCTGCTGGCTGCTTGACCAGGGGTTGCCAGCAGCCAAGGAAAGCGCCATGGCCAAATGCTTTGCCACCGACGTAGCCATGGCGGTGACCGTTGACGCCCTGCAGGTTCACGGTGGCTACGGGTACATGCGCGAGTACCCTGTGGAGAAGCTTGTGCGCGACGCCAAGATTACCCAAATCTACGAAGGAACCAACCAAATCCAACGGCTGGTCGTTGCAAGAGAGCTTCTGCGCTAGGGGGAGGGGAAGAAGAATGAGGAAGGCGGCAATTGTCAGCGCCGTAAGGACCCCGATTGCAAGGGAAAGGGGTGCCCTCAAGAACATCCCTCCGGAAGACTATGCTGCTTTGGTGATCAAAGAGGCGGTAAAAAGAAGCAGGCTGCCCGATCCCGGGATGATCGATGAAGTAATCTTTGGACACTGCCTGGGAGCGGTCGGTTGCATGGCCAGGATGGCGTTACTCAAGGCAGGGCTTCCTGACAGCATCCCAGGGCTAACGGTTGATCGGCAGTGCGGATCAGGGTCGACGGCGGTCAACGTGGCGGCTGCCCTGATCCAGGCTGGTGCAGGCGACGTCTACGTTGCCGGCGGGGTAGAGAGCATGACGCGCCAACCCTACCTTTTGGCGAAACCCGGCACAGACTACCAGCGGAGCGCTCCGCCCTGGATCGCTCCTCGTCCCCTGGCCCCCAAAGAGATTGGCGACCCGCCCATGGGGATTACGGCCGAAAATGTTGCCGAAAGGTGGCAGATCAGCCGCGAGGAGCAAGATGAGTTTGCCTACCTGAGCCAGATGAAGGCGGCGCGGGCTATAAGGGAAGGGCGGTTCAAAGAGCAAATCGTCCCGGTGGTTGTTCCACAAAAAAGGGGCGAGCCAATTGTCTTTGACACCGACGAGCACCCCCGTCCCAACACCACAAGAGAAGTGCTTGCCACCCTCCCTCCTGCCTTTAAGCCTGGAGGTACCGTGACCGCAGGCAACTCCTCAGGGATAAACGATGGCGCTGCTGCCCTTGTGGTGGTGAGCTTGGAGAAAGCAGAAGAACTAGGGATAAGACCGCTGGCGGTAATCCGGGGTTTTGCGGCGGCGGGAGTTGACCCCAACATTATGGGGATTGGGCCTGTGCCTGCCACCCGGAAAGTCTTGGCCAAGACGGGGCTTTCTTTGCATGACATGGACGTGATCGAGCTTAACGAGGCCTTCGCTTCGCAGTCTATTGCCTGCTGCCGGGAGCTCGGCATTGACTGGCGCGACCGCGATGTTGAAAAGCTCAACCCCAACGGCGGGGCAATTGCCCTGGGCCATCCCATTGCAGCCACGCTGGCGATGCTCGTGGTTAAGGCGATTTACGAACTCAGGCGCCGGCAAGGGCGCTACGCGCTCATCACCGCATGCTGCGGCGGGGGGCAGGGCGTAGCTACCGTCATCGAGCGCTGCTAAGGGGGCGTGGAGAAAGAGGCGAAGGCGTTTGCCCGCAAGCTTGGGGAAGGGGCGCCGCTGGCCATGCAGGCCATCCTGAGGGCAGTAACCAGGGGTTTAGAGATGCCGATTGAAGAGGGAGTAAAGATCGAGGTAGAAGGAAGCACTCAGGTCAATGCAAGCGAAGATGCAATGGAGGGGGCCCGGGCGTTCATCGAAAAAAGGCCGCCCAGGCTCCAGGGGCGCTAACTCTCAAGGCGGGGCAAGTTTTTGCCCCGTTCCACCAACGGTCCTTCCGAACCAGGGATGGAAATGAGTAGTAAGTGAGAAAAGGCGTGTTGGGAAGGGGGCTAGAGCAAAATGGTTTACAGGAAGATAATTGAAAAATAGAGTATTTTCCGGAAGAGGAGGGAGAGAGCCGGTGGGCGTACAGGAAAGCTTTTTTGAAAGGTTCTGCCTTCGAGGAAAAGTAGCCTTAATTACCGGAGGAAGCCGGGGGATTGGTCGTGCAATTGCCTTGGGCTTTGCAGAAGCGGGAGCGGATGTGGCCATTGCCAGCAGGAAGCTTGCTGACCTCGAAACTGTAGCCCAAGGGATCCAGGAAAAAGGAAGAAAAGCGGTAGCGATTGCGGCAAACCTGCGCCACCTTCCAGAAATCGAGAAAGCAATGGAAAGGGTTAAGGAAGAATTTGGAAGAGTGGACATTCTCGTCAACAATGCTGGGACCAACCCGGTTTTCGGTAGCGTCCTTGACGCCACCGAGGAGGCCTGGGAGGTAATTATGGGGCTAAACCTGAAGGGCTATTTCTTCCTAAGCCAGAAAGTCGGGGAGATCATGCGCCAGCAGGGTGGCGGGTGCATCATTAACATTACCTCTGAGGCAGGGTTCAGGCCCGTACTGGGCCTTGGGGTCTACTCCATCAGCAAGGCCGGGGTAATCATGCTTACGCAAGTGCTTGCCCAAGAATGGGGGCAATACAACATCCGCGTAAACGCCATTGCTCCCGGGGTAGTCAAGACAAGGTTTGCCCAGGCGCTTTGGGATAACCCCGTAATCTCCAAGATTACCCAAGAAAACACTGCGCTCAACTGGCTTGCCGAGCCGGAAGACATTGTCGGAGCGGCAATTTACCTTGCTTCCGATGCTTCGCGCCACATGACCGGGCAAACACTTGTCCTTGACGGCGGGCACTTCTCCTCGGTAAGGACACTCCTTGCGCTCTTTCCTGAGAGGAGATGATAGTCCTGGAAGTGAAAAGGGTAGCATTGCAGGGGCAGGAGGCTTCAAAGCCGCCGACCGTGCCGGGAGCCGGCCTGCCCGGCCGGAGGCAGCAGAAACCGTAATGGAAGTGGGCCGCCCTGGGCAATAGCTGAAGCTGGAGGTATTATGGTTGCAGTAAGAAGCCCTTAATATGCTGGTACTCTTTTTTGGGGTGCGGGGGCAGGACCTGGAAGGAGGTGTTCAGGGGCCAATCTCGGCATAAGTATTTGATTCTTGGCAAAATAGCAAATATATTGTGTGTTCGGACAAAACTTTAAAAAGGAGTGTGAGAAAAAAATGATGGAATACCCCCTTCTTCTGAAGAACATGCTTTACCGGGCTAACCTGCTGTTTCCTAAGAAAGAAATCGTCTCTCGGGACTTTTCCGGTATTTGGCGCTATACCTATGCGGACATGTACAAGCGGGTGTGCCGGCTGGCCAACGTTTTGAAAGGGCTAGGGATAAAGCAGGGGGACAAAGTGGGCAGCTTTGCCTGGAACACGCACCGTCACCTGGAGCTCTACTTTGCCGTTCCCTGCATGGGAGCCGTGCTCCACACTATCAATATTCGCCTTTTCCGGGACCACTTAATACACTGCATCAACCATGCCGAAGACCAGATCCTCTTTATCGATGAAGATCTTGTGCCCCTGATTGAGGCGGTTAAAGATGAGATTAATGTCAGGGCTTACGTAATCATGACCGATAAGGATAGGCTCCCGGAAACCACCCTCAGCCCAGTCTATTCTTATGAAGCCCTGTTGGACCAGGCCGATAGCGACTACGATTTCCCCTATCTGGATGAATGGTCGCCTGCTGTAATGAGCTATACTACCGCTACCACCGGGTTTCCCAAGGGAGTAGTCTATACCCACCGTGGCCTTTACCTGCACTGCACAGCCATCCTAATAGGGAGAGAGGCGGCCTGGGAACAAGATGTGGTTATGCCTATAGTCCCCATGTTCCACGTCAACGCCTGGGGCCGGCCATATGCCGATACCTGGATCGGCGCTAAGCAAGTCTATCCTGGCCCCCGTCCTACCCCCAAGGATCTGTGCGAACTTATCCACAACGAGCGGGTAAGCTATAGCGCCGCCGTTCCTACCATCTGGATGGGCGTTTTAAATCATGCGCTGCAGAACCCCGGAAAGTACGATTTCAGCTGCGCTAGAGTCTTCTGGTCTGGCGGAGCTGCTACCCCGGTCTCCTTGATTGAAGCCTTCCATAAGCAGCTCGGGATTCCGCTTCACTCCGGGTACGGACAAACCGAAACTACCCCGGTTACAGCGGTTGTGGTCCTGAAGAGTTATATGAAGGATTGGCCGGAAAGTGAAAAGTTCAAGCTTTTGGCCAAGACTGGCCTGTTGCAGCCCGGGTTGGAGATGAAAGTTATCAAGGGCGGCCTGGATGCAGAAGTCACTCGCGATGGCAAGGACATGGGCGAACTCGTCCTGAGGGGACCGTGGATAGCAAAGGAATACTACAAGGATCCAGAAAAAACCGCTGAAGCATTTATTGACGGCTGGTTCCGGACCGGCGATATAGTCACCTTTGACGAAGAGGGCTATATCCAGGTGATGGACCGGACCAAGGATCTGATTAAGAGCGGCGGCGAATGGATCTCCTCGGTTGACCTGGAGAATACCATCATGAACCATCCCGGGGTAGCAGAGGCGGCGGTGATCGGCATCTCCCATGAAAAGTGGGGAGAGCGGCCCTTGGCCTGCGTAGTCCTCAAGCCGGAGGCCCGCGGCCAGGTTACCAAGGAAGATATTCTGGACTTCCTAAGGGATAAAGTGGCCAAGTGGTGGCTGCCTGACGAGGTGGTGTTCATAGAAGAGATTCCCCGCACCAGCGTAGGCAAATTCTTAAAGAGCAGGCTGCGGGAAATGTATGCCCAGGGGCAGCTCAAGTAAGCTTTCCAACCAGAAAGCATGAATAGCAGTAACTGACAATAGGCCTGTTTGGGAGGGAGCGTTGATGGTCAGGAGTGGGTTTGCCGTACTGCTCTGACGGTGTGTGTTGGAAGCATCGGGGAGGTGATAAAGCGTAACTGAGAATGACAAATTGCGTCCGTAGGGTAGGCAAGAAGGGGAAAGTCGGCCTGGACTCTTGTGAGAGCCAAAATTGAAGAAAGGAGTGTTAATTTTGGAAAAGCAAGAAGCTCCGAAGCTTCCATGGGGCGCAAGAACGGTGTTTGGTATTCTCATCTCTGTTTTGGTGCTGGTTGCCCTGGTCATTTTCGAAAGGTTTGAAATTCCGGGTTGGCCTGCCTTCTTGGTAATGATCTTGTACTTTGTCGTCCACCAGAACAATGCTGCCATCCGGGATATAGTCATCGGTGGCGCGTTTGGGATTTTCTGCTATTACTTGGCCGAGCTTTTTATCGAAGCAACGGCTCCAACTATGGGCATATTGACCCCCACGCTGATCTTTGTAGGCGTATTTGTCTTCTTAATCGTCCTCCTAACTGATATCCTGCCTTATCTTTTTAATAGTTACGCATTTATGTACTTCCTCATCTCCAGCGTTGCTACCGCGAGCGAACACGAGCCACTAATGTGGCTTATTTGGATAGGTTCTGAAGTTATCGGCGGGCTCTTGTTGATCCTAGGCGTCATTGGTTCTGCCAAGGTCCTGACAAGCATGGTGAAATCGCAAATGTCAAAGTCGGCCTAGCCATTGTTCTCTGGGGGCTATCCCAAGAGTAAGGGGATAGCCCCTTGTTTTTTGTGGAGGTTTTGAAAACCGGCTGGGTACGAGCTATTCCCGACCAACCTCTGAGGGCGAGACCATGGCATCAGGGCCCATCTTCCATTGGATCGAAAGCAGGATCAAAGGTCACTGCCTCATGTTCTCAGGAAGTCACAGCTACCGAAATACCAGTCAATACCTGCCCGCGCAGGACGCGCGAGCTTTTTCTTGTGCGCCCGGTATGGGCGCTGTGTATAGGGTGGAAGTCCCGAACGACAAAGGTAGCAGTAGTCGTTAGCGTAAGGCAAGGGT
Encoded here:
- a CDS encoding long-chain fatty acid--CoA ligase — encoded protein: MMEYPLLLKNMLYRANLLFPKKEIVSRDFSGIWRYTYADMYKRVCRLANVLKGLGIKQGDKVGSFAWNTHRHLELYFAVPCMGAVLHTINIRLFRDHLIHCINHAEDQILFIDEDLVPLIEAVKDEINVRAYVIMTDKDRLPETTLSPVYSYEALLDQADSDYDFPYLDEWSPAVMSYTTATTGFPKGVVYTHRGLYLHCTAILIGREAAWEQDVVMPIVPMFHVNAWGRPYADTWIGAKQVYPGPRPTPKDLCELIHNERVSYSAAVPTIWMGVLNHALQNPGKYDFSCARVFWSGGAATPVSLIEAFHKQLGIPLHSGYGQTETTPVTAVVVLKSYMKDWPESEKFKLLAKTGLLQPGLEMKVIKGGLDAEVTRDGKDMGELVLRGPWIAKEYYKDPEKTAEAFIDGWFRTGDIVTFDEEGYIQVMDRTKDLIKSGGEWISSVDLENTIMNHPGVAEAAVIGISHEKWGERPLACVVLKPEARGQVTKEDILDFLRDKVAKWWLPDEVVFIEEIPRTSVGKFLKSRLREMYAQGQLK
- a CDS encoding thiolase family protein, which produces MRKAAIVSAVRTPIARERGALKNIPPEDYAALVIKEAVKRSRLPDPGMIDEVIFGHCLGAVGCMARMALLKAGLPDSIPGLTVDRQCGSGSTAVNVAAALIQAGAGDVYVAGGVESMTRQPYLLAKPGTDYQRSAPPWIAPRPLAPKEIGDPPMGITAENVAERWQISREEQDEFAYLSQMKAARAIREGRFKEQIVPVVVPQKRGEPIVFDTDEHPRPNTTREVLATLPPAFKPGGTVTAGNSSGINDGAAALVVVSLEKAEELGIRPLAVIRGFAAAGVDPNIMGIGPVPATRKVLAKTGLSLHDMDVIELNEAFASQSIACCRELGIDWRDRDVEKLNPNGGAIALGHPIAATLAMLVVKAIYELRRRQGRYALITACCGGGQGVATVIERC
- a CDS encoding DUF1097 domain-containing protein, whose product is MEKQEAPKLPWGARTVFGILISVLVLVALVIFERFEIPGWPAFLVMILYFVVHQNNAAIRDIVIGGAFGIFCYYLAELFIEATAPTMGILTPTLIFVGVFVFLIVLLTDILPYLFNSYAFMYFLISSVATASEHEPLMWLIWIGSEVIGGLLLILGVIGSAKVLTSMVKSQMSKSA
- a CDS encoding glucose 1-dehydrogenase encodes the protein MGVQESFFERFCLRGKVALITGGSRGIGRAIALGFAEAGADVAIASRKLADLETVAQGIQEKGRKAVAIAANLRHLPEIEKAMERVKEEFGRVDILVNNAGTNPVFGSVLDATEEAWEVIMGLNLKGYFFLSQKVGEIMRQQGGGCIINITSEAGFRPVLGLGVYSISKAGVIMLTQVLAQEWGQYNIRVNAIAPGVVKTRFAQALWDNPVISKITQENTALNWLAEPEDIVGAAIYLASDASRHMTGQTLVLDGGHFSSVRTLLALFPERR